The genomic stretch TGCGAGAACTGGTAGCCCATTTCGGCTTCCAGAGCCACGTTGGTATGCACGTTGAATCCGACACGCCCGCCGACGCCCGTCATGTTCAGTTCCAGCGGCTGCAGCCGTGTGTAATCCACAAAGATGCCCACCTGCCCGTGGTTCTGGGCAAAGAGGCTAGGCGCCATTGTCAGTGCCAGCGCCGCGATCAAAAGCACTCCGATCCTTCTCATGAGCGACTCTCCCGTAGTTCTCCCCTGAAGCAGTCGGGCAGGCTTTCGCCGGGCCTCGTACGTGTCAGATCAGGGGTTCTGGAAGATTGGGATGCGTCCCTGGCAGTGCGGGTGGGCTGCTGCCGGGACACGACAAAAGCCGCCGCTACGAGGGGGTAGCGGCGGCTCGGGGGCCGTTTTTCGTCTACTTCTTGGCCTCTACCATGGGCGGCCCGACGTCCTTGGGCAGTTCGCCATTGAGCGCCTCCAGGAAGGCCAGCAGGTCGGCCTGTTCCTGGCCCGTCAGGTGGTCGAGCGGCTTGATGAGCGGGTCGCGGTGCACGTTGGAGTTCCCGCCGCCTACGTAGAAGTCGAGGACCTCCTTCAGCGTCTTGCGGCTGCCATCGTGCAGGTAGGGCGCCGTCTGCGCGATGTTGCGCAGCGTGGGCGTCTTGAACGCGCCCTTGTCCTTCTCCTGCCTGGTGACCTCGAAGCGCCCGACGTCCTTGAGCTGCTCGTCGCCGAACACGCCGACGCCCAGGTTGTGGAACTTGTTGTCGGTGAACAGCGCGTACTTCTCGCCGACCGTGTGGCAGGCCGCGCAGTTCGCTTTGTCGGCGCGGCGGAAGACCTCGAACCCGCGCTTCACGGACGCGCTCACCGCCTTCTGGTCGCCGCCGTAGTACCAGCGGTCGAAGGGCGAGTTGCCGCTCAGCACAGTGCGCTCGAAGCTGGCGATGGCTTTCTCGATCTTGTCGTAGGTGATGGGGCCGGCACCGAAGGCGCGCTCGAACTCCGCCAGGTAGCTCGGGTCCTTCGCAAGCCGTTGCTCCACGCCCGCGAGCGTGTGCGCCATCTCGACCGGGTTCGCAACCGGGCCCTCCGCCTGCTTCTCGAGCGTGGGCGCGCGGCCGTCCCAGAACTGCACCTCGTAGTAGGCGGAATTGATCACGGTCGGCGAGTTGCGCGTCCCGGTCTTTTGCCCGACGCCGACCGACACCGGCCTGGGGTCGGCAAAACCCGCCGCCGGATCGTGGCAGCTCGCGCACGCCACGGAGCCGTCGGCCGAGAGCTGCTTGTCGTAGTAGAGCCGCCGGCCGAGCGCAATGGTCTCGGCGGTCGGTGGATTGTCCGCCGGCACCGGCACCGGCGGCAGTCCCAGCGGCACGGCGATGGTGATGGGCTGCCCGATCGGCCGCGCCGGCGAGGCGGCGATCTTCATCGCGGCAGCAGGTTCGTTCACTTGCTCGCGGATCGAGAAGAACCAGAAGCCGGCGACCGCGACGACGGCGATGACGACTATCAGCAGGAATAACGAACGTTTCATCGAAGACCTCCCAGGCAGGCGTAGAGATGTGCCGGTGCTCTGGCCGGACACCAAGAATGAAGACGCTACCGTGGAAATCTTCGGCGCGCCGGGAGGCGCGCGCAGTGACTGGCGTCACGCAAGAAAGAAAGAGATGGAGGGCGGAATCTTGGCGTCCCCAGCGGGATTTGAACCCGCGTTACCGCCGTGAAAGTGCTCTCTACTCACATTTGATGGTTTAGGACTGAGTCAGCTGGCTTTGGCAAGGGGCACTCATTTCAACGACTTGCCAGGGCTTGCTCTGGGACATTCTTGGTCCAAGTAGGTGCGATTTGCCTTCCCTACGTCACCACAGCGTCACCGCAACCTGATGCTTCGCACGTAGAGGGCTGTTTTATGGCTCACCAGTTGAGTCGTTACTTGAGGTCAGAGCCGAACTCTACCTCTCGGTGCGAAATGTCATTGCTCTCTCCCTCTCTCCTCTGGCAACGAGAATCGGCCTTGTTCAACATGAACAACGAGCAGCCGTCTACCGTGAGCAACATCCAGCAGCTACTCTGCATCTCGCTCACAATCGGCCCCGGCCCCATGAATTGT from Terriglobales bacterium encodes the following:
- a CDS encoding cytochrome c peroxidase, with translation MKRSLFLLIVVIAVVAVAGFWFFSIREQVNEPAAAMKIAASPARPIGQPITIAVPLGLPPVPVPADNPPTAETIALGRRLYYDKQLSADGSVACASCHDPAAGFADPRPVSVGVGQKTGTRNSPTVINSAYYEVQFWDGRAPTLEKQAEGPVANPVEMAHTLAGVEQRLAKDPSYLAEFERAFGAGPITYDKIEKAIASFERTVLSGNSPFDRWYYGGDQKAVSASVKRGFEVFRRADKANCAACHTVGEKYALFTDNKFHNLGVGVFGDEQLKDVGRFEVTRQEKDKGAFKTPTLRNIAQTAPYLHDGSRKTLKEVLDFYVGGGNSNVHRDPLIKPLDHLTGQEQADLLAFLEALNGELPKDVGPPMVEAKK